In a single window of the Pseudomonas lutea genome:
- a CDS encoding SRPBCC family protein — protein sequence MNAISKTNQLSPDTLITNPVGERVISTVSVDAPASDVWQVVGDFGGFAQFIPALASIEVVGNGPGSVRYKKFKEGGHVVVEQLNSRNDHNMTMTWTTLHNSLGIGKLWASMAVEPQDRGGCNATWTIMAEPANGSPMSADEFKSFLQGFADDAMANVASLFRQHA from the coding sequence ATGAATGCTATCAGTAAGACCAACCAGCTCAGCCCTGACACGTTGATCACCAATCCAGTAGGTGAACGGGTCATATCAACAGTATCGGTCGACGCACCCGCGAGTGACGTATGGCAGGTTGTAGGCGACTTCGGAGGCTTTGCCCAATTCATTCCTGCACTCGCCAGCATTGAGGTGGTAGGTAATGGCCCAGGCTCGGTACGTTACAAGAAATTCAAGGAAGGTGGCCACGTCGTTGTGGAGCAACTTAACTCACGCAATGATCACAACATGACGATGACTTGGACGACTCTCCACAACAGTCTGGGGATCGGCAAGCTTTGGGCATCAATGGCAGTCGAGCCTCAAGACCGCGGAGGTTGTAACGCAACCTGGACCATCATGGCTGAACCGGCTAATGGGAGCCCGATGAGCGCTGACGAGTTCAAGAGCTTCTTGCAGGGTTTTGCCGATGATGCAATGGCCAACGTAGCATCGCTATTTCGACAGCACGCATGA
- a CDS encoding GntR family transcriptional regulator — translation MRRTEKEQFLRETLGDEQPPAHQARAIIEEKLRSAILDGRLPAGIALRQQELATLFGVSRMPVREALRQLEAQSLLRVETHKGAVVAPLINEDATDAYALRILLESEALRQSIPLLTPDDINTARGYIEKLEVETDYTVMGTLNRLFHMTLYSKAHNTRLLKLVEDGLNEEERFLRFNLEHMNLGKVSQNDHLELLEMAAAGNVEATIEALAHHLNRGVEAINAYLTARKAEDAKPAPGLKKRALAH, via the coding sequence ATGCGCAGGACTGAGAAAGAGCAATTTCTGCGGGAAACGCTGGGTGATGAGCAGCCGCCTGCGCACCAGGCGCGCGCAATCATCGAAGAAAAACTGCGCAGCGCCATTCTTGATGGTCGTCTTCCGGCGGGCATTGCCCTGCGTCAACAAGAGCTGGCGACGCTTTTCGGTGTCAGCCGCATGCCCGTTCGCGAAGCGCTGCGGCAACTGGAAGCGCAGTCACTGTTGCGCGTCGAAACCCATAAAGGCGCGGTCGTCGCTCCGTTGATCAACGAGGACGCTACAGACGCCTATGCGCTACGCATCCTGTTGGAGTCCGAAGCCTTACGCCAGTCGATCCCGCTGCTAACGCCCGACGACATCAACACCGCGCGCGGCTACATCGAAAAGCTCGAGGTTGAGACTGATTACACCGTTATGGGCACGCTCAACCGCCTTTTCCACATGACGCTGTATTCAAAGGCGCATAACACGCGCCTGCTCAAGCTGGTCGAGGACGGTTTGAATGAGGAAGAGCGCTTTTTGCGTTTCAACCTTGAGCACATGAATCTGGGCAAGGTGTCCCAGAATGACCATCTTGAGCTGCTGGAGATGGCTGCCGCCGGCAATGTGGAAGCGACGATAGAGGCGCTGGCTCATCACTTGAATCGCGGTGTTGAAGCCATCAACGCTTACCTGACCGCTCGCAAGGCAGAAGACGCAAAACCGGCACCTGGATTAAAGAAACGCGCCCTCGCTCACTGA
- a CDS encoding aldo/keto reductase, whose product MKYRTLGQSGLQVSTLTLGSMMFGVQTSTEESLRIIDKAWDEGVNFIDTANVYNAGRSEEIVGEAIAKRRSEWVLATKVGSSSGNTAPNSSGLNRKHIFNEIESSLRRLDTDYIDIHYLHKEDHNTPLEVTVSAIGDLIREGKIRYWGVSNFRGWRIAEVVSVAQRLGVDKPVISQPLYNIVNRQAELEQITAAKFYGLGVVPYSPLARGVLSGKYAPDVTPDSSTRAGRQDKRILETEWRSESLHIAQKLQAYTQAKGVGLVEFAIAWVLNNQAVTSAIVGPRTEEQWDSYTKALSVSITAEDEAFVDSLVTPGHASTPGFNDVQHFVTGRYI is encoded by the coding sequence ATGAAATACCGCACCCTTGGCCAATCCGGCCTCCAGGTATCAACCCTGACACTGGGCTCGATGATGTTCGGCGTACAGACGAGCACTGAAGAATCCCTGCGCATCATCGACAAGGCCTGGGATGAAGGCGTCAACTTCATCGACACTGCCAACGTCTATAACGCCGGACGGTCGGAAGAGATCGTGGGCGAAGCCATCGCCAAGCGCCGCAGCGAATGGGTCCTCGCCACCAAAGTCGGCAGCAGCTCGGGCAACACTGCCCCAAATTCCAGCGGACTCAACCGCAAGCACATTTTCAACGAGATCGAATCCAGCCTGCGTCGGCTCGACACCGACTACATCGATATCCATTACCTGCATAAAGAAGATCACAACACGCCGCTTGAAGTGACCGTGTCTGCCATCGGCGACTTGATACGCGAGGGCAAGATCCGCTATTGGGGCGTCTCCAATTTCCGCGGGTGGCGTATCGCTGAGGTGGTCAGCGTCGCTCAGCGTCTGGGTGTGGACAAGCCGGTGATCAGTCAGCCGCTGTACAACATCGTCAATCGCCAGGCCGAGCTGGAGCAGATCACTGCTGCGAAGTTCTACGGCTTGGGTGTCGTCCCCTACAGCCCGCTGGCCCGCGGCGTGCTCAGCGGCAAGTATGCCCCCGATGTGACACCGGACAGCAGCACCCGCGCCGGGCGTCAGGACAAACGCATCCTTGAAACCGAGTGGCGCAGTGAGTCGTTGCACATCGCCCAGAAATTACAGGCGTACACCCAGGCCAAAGGCGTCGGCCTGGTGGAATTCGCAATCGCATGGGTGCTGAATAACCAGGCAGTGACGTCAGCGATTGTCGGCCCTCGCACCGAGGAGCAATGGGACAGCTACACCAAAGCGCTCAGCGTAAGCATTACCGCGGAAGACGAGGCGTTCGTTGACTCGCTCGTGACCCCGGGACATGCATCCACGCCAGGCTTCAACGATGTGCAGCATTTTGTGACTGGCCGCTATATCTGA
- a CDS encoding ABC transporter substrate-binding protein: MKKIFIPSLLVGMLASASVFAAPPASLKDKGEITAAIVPNYPPMDFKDTSTNTLTGLDVDLGNALAERLGVKIKWQETAFEQMVSGLVTKRFDIILSGMTDTAERQKTVTFIDYFASGPQLYTLTKNADLSEPADLCGKKVGTSRRTTWPAEISAWSKENCEAKGKPAIIVSGSEGSADARAQLRQGRLDAAMQGSETLPYLMAQEKDTYKPLGEAISKQFTGLGVSKNNPELATAIAEAIQTMVDDGTYGKILKKWDLEQGAVTKVGMNQGR, translated from the coding sequence ATGAAAAAGATCTTCATCCCCAGTTTGCTTGTCGGCATGTTGGCGTCTGCGTCGGTGTTTGCCGCGCCCCCTGCCAGCCTCAAGGACAAAGGTGAAATCACCGCCGCCATCGTGCCCAACTATCCGCCCATGGATTTCAAAGACACCAGCACCAACACCTTGACCGGGCTCGACGTGGACTTGGGCAACGCCTTGGCCGAGCGCCTCGGTGTGAAAATCAAATGGCAGGAAACAGCGTTCGAGCAGATGGTCAGCGGTCTGGTGACCAAACGTTTCGATATCATTCTGTCGGGCATGACTGACACCGCCGAGCGGCAGAAGACGGTGACATTCATTGATTACTTCGCCAGCGGCCCACAGCTCTACACGCTGACTAAAAATGCTGACTTGAGTGAGCCTGCCGATCTGTGCGGCAAGAAAGTCGGCACCAGCCGCCGTACCACCTGGCCTGCGGAAATTTCAGCGTGGAGCAAGGAAAACTGCGAAGCGAAGGGTAAGCCGGCGATCATCGTCAGCGGCTCGGAAGGCTCTGCTGACGCCCGGGCACAACTGCGCCAGGGTCGCCTTGATGCAGCCATGCAGGGCAGCGAAACTCTCCCCTATCTGATGGCACAGGAGAAGGACACCTATAAGCCGCTTGGCGAAGCCATCTCCAAACAATTCACCGGCCTGGGCGTCAGCAAGAACAATCCCGAGCTCGCGACGGCCATTGCCGAGGCGATCCAGACCATGGTTGACGATGGCACCTACGGCAAAATCCTCAAGAAATGGGACCTTGAACAAGGCGCCGTGACCAAAGTGGGGATGAATCAAGGCCGGTAA
- a CDS encoding non-ribosomal peptide synthetase, with the protein MKRLEIVLVGHSQAISEVGTELETHGHLIHTLRDAEAVKRSVLKGAMLLIEDGTLDLSLAPAGAYGLSAHLGLRLGLTSEGDLVLPQLEVLCWFGPATTRRLVARRAVAAVHSGNGRVLRDAAVATLVDAVAMLVSQLSRDSEDLTQAQHVGASGSEHEESLLRLDRLAFEHCFNFTTAPGLLSIAEQPLIARLDHSFVRFADRTALNIDGKGISYDALRTHSVAIQLQFPTLIQLAAGKPVVIGICMPKSAALFAGILAILGSGAVYLPLDPSQPLQRQQYILENAGATLLLHDGSHPLAGVVLPGLDISSIVIEPTSQSLMLHCPDINTACMALYTSGTTGHPKGVMLSQRNLSHFTAWYAHYVELSEHSRVLQFSTLSFDSSVIDIFPTLLSGAELVVANEDQRRDPLLLSELLGENLSHAFLPPALLSILPMDRPIRLKHLCTGGDVCEPFVIDRLAAQCHFHNLYGPTEATVLITAGQFQPGGSNRCLGRPIANSEVLILDENMQPVADQMPGEIYIVGPGVCLGYVNNSSLTDERYAHVALGDGKSTRAYRTGDIGKWTTEGIELSGRLDNQVKIRGFRVEPEEIEHCLRDSQLYRQVAVVIDEQRRILAFAAQPQEAEPDTARRLLKAHVDARLPDYMRPTAYMELSSMPFASNGKVDRKALLQLPVTLLEPAHRRLPETENERLLLELWANLLELAPGDISTDESFFNLGGHSILLSQMLLGIRERFGRTVPINRFIEAPTLTNLASLLDSEGTASWSVSAQAFNDAAVTLELPALPVDRLGDVHKVIVTGANGFLGVHIVEALLNWGATEVACLVREGGGFTAQDRFVQALHENRLEHLDLARVRVYAADITQPQLGLTSQVYERLDKDFGALIHNAANVNHVQDYETLAKDNVAPIFECLNLCEGRSKKIFNFVSTLSACSAVGIDGSVLEAPAAKTPPIYIKNGYNLSKWVAESILQQACERGAWVNIYRPGNIAFNSSTGVCQPHKNRLMLMLKGSIQLGQVPGFAMNFDLMPVDFLARFIGFHASRYQPAHAVFNLHNPEPLSWSNYVSAFRDAGRCFETVSVSEWQAQLSRVDSDNALFGVLGFYLDGFEEDIGDISMIAHQNALAGIQRMGESYPLKTPALLRKGCEYLKEIDFI; encoded by the coding sequence ATGAAACGCCTGGAGATTGTGCTTGTTGGTCATAGCCAGGCAATCAGTGAAGTGGGAACCGAGCTGGAGACCCATGGGCATCTGATTCATACGCTGCGGGATGCGGAGGCCGTCAAGCGAAGTGTCTTGAAAGGCGCGATGCTTCTTATTGAGGACGGCACGCTGGACCTGAGCCTCGCCCCGGCAGGCGCTTATGGGCTATCAGCTCATCTCGGCCTGCGCTTGGGACTCACATCGGAGGGCGACCTGGTGCTGCCGCAGCTGGAGGTCCTGTGTTGGTTCGGGCCGGCCACCACACGACGCTTGGTCGCGCGCAGGGCCGTTGCCGCTGTGCACTCCGGCAATGGCCGCGTTTTGCGTGATGCTGCAGTTGCAACGCTGGTGGACGCGGTTGCGATGCTGGTCAGCCAGCTCTCTCGTGATTCCGAGGATTTGACACAAGCCCAACACGTCGGCGCATCAGGCAGCGAGCACGAGGAAAGTCTGCTGCGACTGGATCGACTTGCCTTTGAGCATTGCTTCAACTTCACGACTGCACCGGGTCTGTTGAGCATTGCAGAGCAGCCACTGATCGCTCGGCTGGACCATAGCTTTGTGAGGTTCGCCGATCGCACTGCGCTGAATATCGACGGCAAAGGCATCAGCTATGACGCACTGCGCACCCACAGCGTCGCTATCCAGCTGCAATTTCCAACCCTGATTCAGCTCGCAGCGGGTAAGCCGGTAGTCATCGGTATCTGCATGCCGAAATCTGCTGCTCTTTTCGCCGGCATCCTCGCCATTCTCGGCAGTGGCGCGGTGTATCTGCCGCTGGATCCCAGCCAACCGTTGCAACGTCAGCAGTACATCCTTGAAAACGCAGGGGCCACATTGCTACTGCACGATGGCAGTCATCCGCTTGCCGGTGTTGTGCTGCCGGGGCTGGACATCAGCAGTATTGTCATCGAGCCGACCAGCCAGTCATTGATGCTTCATTGTCCAGACATCAATACGGCCTGCATGGCGCTTTATACCTCGGGCACAACAGGGCACCCAAAGGGAGTGATGCTCAGCCAACGTAACCTCAGCCACTTCACCGCCTGGTACGCGCATTACGTCGAGCTCTCTGAGCACAGTCGGGTGCTGCAGTTCTCGACGCTGAGCTTTGACTCGTCGGTCATCGATATATTTCCCACGCTGCTCAGCGGAGCCGAGCTGGTGGTGGCGAATGAGGACCAGCGTCGCGATCCGCTCCTGCTGTCCGAACTGCTGGGAGAGAACCTCAGCCATGCGTTTCTGCCGCCGGCCTTGTTAAGCATCCTGCCAATGGATAGGCCAATAAGGCTCAAACACCTATGTACCGGGGGCGACGTCTGCGAGCCTTTTGTCATTGACCGCCTGGCAGCGCAATGTCACTTCCATAATCTGTACGGCCCTACTGAAGCAACGGTGTTGATAACCGCTGGCCAGTTTCAACCCGGCGGGAGCAATCGTTGTCTGGGTCGCCCTATCGCTAACAGTGAGGTGTTGATCCTCGACGAAAATATGCAGCCTGTTGCGGACCAGATGCCCGGAGAAATATACATCGTCGGGCCTGGGGTATGTCTGGGTTATGTCAACAACTCTTCGCTTACGGACGAGCGTTACGCGCATGTCGCGCTTGGAGATGGCAAGAGCACGCGCGCTTATCGAACTGGCGATATCGGCAAATGGACAACGGAGGGCATCGAGCTCTCCGGGCGACTGGATAATCAAGTCAAGATCCGCGGTTTCAGGGTTGAGCCTGAGGAGATCGAGCACTGCCTCCGCGACAGTCAGCTCTACCGCCAAGTCGCAGTGGTGATCGATGAGCAGCGGCGCATCCTGGCCTTTGCTGCTCAGCCGCAGGAGGCGGAGCCTGACACTGCGCGGCGACTGCTCAAGGCTCACGTTGACGCCAGGTTGCCCGATTACATGCGGCCAACGGCGTACATGGAGCTGAGCAGCATGCCGTTTGCAAGCAACGGGAAGGTCGATCGCAAGGCCCTTCTGCAATTGCCCGTGACGTTATTGGAACCCGCTCATCGGCGTCTGCCTGAAACAGAGAATGAGCGTTTACTTCTTGAGCTTTGGGCGAACCTGCTGGAGCTTGCCCCTGGTGATATCTCTACAGACGAGAGCTTCTTCAATCTGGGTGGCCACTCCATTCTGTTGTCGCAGATGCTCCTCGGGATTCGAGAGCGGTTCGGCCGCACCGTTCCCATCAACCGTTTCATCGAGGCCCCGACCTTAACCAATCTGGCTTCGTTGCTGGACAGCGAAGGTACAGCCTCATGGAGCGTCAGCGCTCAGGCGTTCAACGATGCTGCCGTGACGCTCGAACTCCCAGCGCTGCCTGTTGACCGACTGGGCGATGTGCATAAAGTCATCGTCACTGGCGCTAACGGTTTCCTTGGTGTGCACATCGTGGAAGCTTTGTTGAATTGGGGGGCAACTGAGGTGGCGTGCCTGGTGCGTGAAGGAGGCGGATTCACGGCACAGGATCGCTTCGTCCAGGCGCTACATGAAAACCGACTTGAGCATCTGGATTTGGCGCGGGTTCGCGTCTACGCCGCCGACATCACTCAGCCACAACTGGGGTTGACCAGTCAGGTCTATGAGCGCCTGGATAAAGACTTTGGTGCATTGATACATAACGCTGCCAACGTCAATCACGTTCAGGACTACGAGACTCTCGCCAAAGACAATGTGGCGCCGATTTTTGAATGCCTGAACTTGTGCGAAGGGCGTAGCAAAAAAATCTTCAATTTCGTCTCGACGCTCTCTGCCTGCAGCGCCGTCGGGATAGACGGTAGCGTCCTGGAAGCACCAGCCGCCAAGACTCCGCCGATCTACATCAAGAATGGTTACAACCTCTCCAAGTGGGTCGCCGAGAGCATCCTGCAGCAAGCCTGTGAGCGGGGCGCGTGGGTGAATATCTATCGCCCCGGCAACATCGCATTCAACAGCTCCACCGGCGTCTGCCAGCCACACAAAAACCGCCTGATGCTAATGCTAAAAGGGTCGATCCAGCTGGGTCAGGTCCCGGGCTTTGCCATGAACTTCGACCTGATGCCGGTGGATTTTCTCGCCCGCTTCATAGGATTTCATGCCAGTCGCTACCAACCGGCGCACGCCGTTTTCAACCTCCACAATCCCGAGCCGTTGAGCTGGAGCAACTACGTCAGCGCATTTCGAGACGCTGGTAGGTGTTTCGAGACGGTGAGTGTCAGCGAATGGCAAGCCCAGTTGAGCAGGGTGGACAGTGATAACGCCTTATTTGGCGTACTGGGCTTCTATCTCGACGGGTTTGAGGAGGACATCGGCGATATCTCGATGATTGCGCACCAAAACGCCCTGGCAGGCATTCAGCGGATGGGTGAGTCCTACCCACTCAAAACACCAGCGCTGCTGCGTAAGGGCTGCGAGTACCTGAAGGAAATCGACTTCATTTGA
- a CDS encoding thioesterase II family protein yields the protein MHAEKNKWLMVVNSGQPVRTRLICFPHVGGDPEHFRDWAESLADHIELVTLRLPGHGSRLKETPYDQWAPLLHDTFLALKPFLTEPHAFYGHSFGGRVAYEMARLAQHHYPSLTRHLFISGCRSPDSQQPWPYLHTLPQDDFIQALIRLSVLPNTFLQDKQRLKQLEPVVRSDVKLSEIWSHCADEGLDIPLTGLYGSDDPVATAASMMRWREFTRREFELIEVRGTHDFLRSQRDRLLHIINTHLGLLGS from the coding sequence GTGCACGCTGAAAAAAACAAATGGCTGATGGTGGTCAACTCTGGGCAACCGGTCAGAACTCGCCTGATCTGCTTTCCTCACGTAGGAGGCGATCCGGAGCATTTTCGCGACTGGGCGGAAAGCCTCGCCGATCACATTGAATTGGTTACCCTGCGCCTGCCAGGGCACGGCAGCCGGCTCAAGGAAACGCCCTACGATCAGTGGGCGCCCCTGCTGCATGACACCTTCCTCGCGTTAAAGCCTTTCCTTACCGAACCCCATGCGTTTTACGGCCACAGCTTTGGCGGAAGAGTTGCGTACGAAATGGCCAGGCTTGCCCAGCACCATTATCCGAGCCTGACGCGTCACCTCTTCATCTCCGGCTGCCGAAGCCCTGACAGCCAACAGCCCTGGCCCTACCTTCACACGCTGCCGCAGGATGATTTTATTCAAGCGCTGATCAGGCTGAGTGTGCTCCCGAACACTTTCTTGCAGGACAAACAACGGCTGAAACAGCTGGAGCCTGTCGTGCGTAGCGATGTGAAGCTTTCCGAAATCTGGTCACACTGCGCAGACGAAGGTCTGGACATCCCACTGACCGGCCTCTACGGCAGCGATGATCCGGTTGCCACTGCCGCCAGCATGATGAGATGGCGAGAGTTCACGCGCCGGGAATTCGAACTGATTGAGGTGCGCGGTACCCACGATTTTCTCAGGTCGCAGCGCGACCGCTTGCTGCATATCATCAATACCCACCTCGGCCTGCTGGGCAGCTGA
- a CDS encoding diiron oxygenase — MKAEDYLSFVDAWEGRATIRTRPRRMVENDEKLIYPLSRQPLVLSETFTRECAHLRDFALVQSLYKFINDVVIFETEIVDKTARSIAKDNFAIRFPFACRYDAMTVVVDEDYHALVAMDFMQQTIALTGIQPIQLPQEIELSRAIPAALALAPDHLRSAVELICVAIAENTVTNDVAAFARDDTVKQSIKGLMADHLLDEGRHSGFWARLVKIYWHTAAASDQQLIAQILPVFIAQYLTNDIQKSFDFVLIDSLPVDESVKQSLRAETHAMCFPINRHHPLVGNVMRFFTNSSMLNSLCVQEALAEYLPAGGLQ, encoded by the coding sequence ATGAAAGCCGAAGACTATCTGTCCTTCGTCGATGCCTGGGAAGGCCGGGCGACGATCCGTACCCGCCCGCGCCGCATGGTCGAAAACGACGAAAAACTGATTTATCCGCTCAGCCGCCAGCCGCTGGTGCTTAGCGAGACCTTCACCCGCGAATGTGCTCATTTACGCGATTTCGCTCTGGTGCAGAGCCTGTACAAGTTCATCAACGACGTCGTGATTTTCGAAACTGAAATCGTCGATAAAACCGCGCGAAGCATCGCCAAAGACAATTTTGCGATCCGTTTCCCCTTCGCCTGCCGCTATGACGCCATGACGGTGGTCGTCGATGAGGATTACCACGCGCTGGTCGCGATGGACTTCATGCAGCAAACCATCGCACTGACCGGTATCCAGCCGATTCAATTACCTCAGGAGATTGAGCTTAGCCGGGCTATTCCCGCAGCTTTGGCGCTGGCACCCGATCATCTGCGCAGCGCCGTCGAGCTCATCTGCGTGGCGATCGCCGAGAATACCGTCACCAACGACGTCGCGGCCTTCGCGCGAGACGACACAGTAAAGCAGTCCATCAAGGGGCTTATGGCGGACCACTTGCTTGACGAGGGCCGGCATTCGGGGTTTTGGGCGCGTTTGGTGAAGATCTACTGGCACACAGCGGCGGCTAGCGACCAGCAACTGATCGCGCAGATTCTGCCGGTGTTCATCGCTCAGTACCTTACCAACGACATCCAGAAGTCCTTTGACTTTGTCTTGATCGACAGCCTGCCGGTTGACGAGTCCGTTAAGCAATCGCTGAGGGCTGAAACGCATGCGATGTGCTTCCCGATCAATCGCCACCATCCGCTGGTGGGCAACGTCATGCGCTTCTTCACCAACAGCTCGATGCTAAACAGCCTCTGCGTACAAGAAGCTCTTGCCGAATATCTGCCGGCAGGAGGTCTTCAATGA
- a CDS encoding DUF3050 domain-containing protein, with the protein MTTLELQLAAKKEELSAHPVFCEIDSLRALQRFMEVHVFAVWDFMSLTKRLQQELTCIRLPWLPPRDPKAARLINEIVLGEESDDRPGQDRGHYSHFELYLDAMREIGASTARIERFVELQRDGIHYQTALDSAGASRAAAHFVRDTLDVALNAPAHCVAAAFLHGRESVIPQMFQRILDDWGITADKAPTFRYYLERHIEVDSEDHGPAAESLLTRLVAGNEQHQREVYAAAIAAVESRIALWDALRLTMREPAREVSA; encoded by the coding sequence ATGACGACTCTCGAATTGCAATTAGCGGCCAAAAAAGAAGAACTCAGCGCACACCCTGTTTTCTGCGAAATCGATTCATTGCGCGCACTTCAGCGATTTATGGAAGTGCATGTGTTTGCCGTCTGGGACTTCATGTCACTGACCAAGCGTTTACAACAGGAACTTACGTGCATCAGGCTCCCCTGGCTACCGCCACGGGACCCGAAGGCTGCACGGCTGATCAATGAAATCGTGTTGGGTGAGGAATCAGATGATCGGCCGGGACAGGACCGTGGGCACTACAGCCACTTCGAACTGTACCTGGACGCCATGCGGGAGATCGGCGCAAGCACGGCGCGCATCGAGCGCTTCGTTGAGTTGCAGCGCGACGGCATCCACTACCAGACAGCGCTCGACAGCGCTGGAGCAAGCAGAGCGGCCGCTCACTTCGTCCGTGACACCCTAGATGTCGCACTCAACGCGCCGGCGCATTGCGTGGCCGCTGCGTTTCTGCACGGTCGAGAAAGCGTTATCCCTCAGATGTTTCAGCGGATTCTCGATGACTGGGGCATCACTGCCGACAAGGCCCCAACCTTTCGCTACTACCTTGAGCGCCACATCGAAGTGGACTCAGAAGACCACGGTCCCGCTGCAGAGTCTTTGCTGACCAGATTGGTTGCTGGCAACGAACAACATCAACGCGAAGTCTACGCCGCCGCCATTGCAGCAGTGGAAAGCCGCATAGCGCTGTGGGACGCCCTGCGACTGACCATGCGCGAGCCTGCGCGGGAAGTCAGTGCATGA
- a CDS encoding MFS transporter: MTTYSLVIRRLMICSLTIVMSRAMTSPLLTLFLSSRLELNQQDVGLLMGIAVFIATLLGLYGGYIIDRLEKRKLLILAMLSSAVGFSLLTFAHNVYLTTLTLVITETASALFLIGSKAIISENLPVGQRAKVFSLRYTLTNIGYATGPMLGVVIAGHLPVAPFFIASAIAFCSLFLMVGIPRTAADPHHVPRSFFDTLVTLKNDRTLILFTGGSLLSTVVHGRYTLYLSQFLLVTHTPEQALRILSAVLACNAVTVILMQYQIGRFLKREQLPYWICLGTALFAIGLIGFGFATTTLAWCAAMFVFTLGEMIIYPAEYLFVDTIAPERLRGSYLGAQNLAAFGGALSPVICGYLLINSPAPTMFYVLACLTAVGGTLCFLAGRHARLSHADVAL; the protein is encoded by the coding sequence GTGACCACTTATTCCCTCGTGATCCGTCGCCTGATGATCTGCTCGCTGACCATCGTCATGAGCCGGGCAATGACCAGTCCGTTGCTGACGCTGTTTTTGAGCAGCCGGCTGGAGCTCAACCAGCAAGACGTCGGGTTGTTGATGGGCATCGCGGTCTTCATCGCCACACTGCTGGGGTTGTACGGCGGCTACATCATCGACCGGCTGGAGAAGCGCAAGCTGCTGATCCTGGCGATGCTCTCAAGCGCTGTCGGATTTTCGCTGCTGACGTTTGCTCACAATGTTTACCTGACGACCCTGACGCTGGTGATCACCGAAACCGCTTCGGCGCTCTTTCTGATCGGCTCCAAAGCCATCATCAGCGAGAACCTGCCTGTCGGGCAGCGTGCAAAGGTGTTTTCGCTGCGCTACACCCTGACCAACATTGGCTACGCAACGGGGCCGATGCTGGGCGTGGTGATTGCCGGGCACCTGCCGGTGGCGCCTTTTTTCATCGCCAGCGCCATTGCGTTCTGTAGTCTGTTTCTGATGGTCGGCATTCCGCGCACTGCTGCCGATCCGCACCACGTTCCGCGCAGCTTCTTCGACACGCTGGTCACGCTGAAGAACGATCGCACGCTGATTCTGTTCACGGGTGGCAGCTTGCTCAGCACCGTCGTGCACGGGCGGTATACGTTGTACCTGTCCCAATTTCTTTTGGTAACGCATACCCCTGAACAGGCGCTGAGAATCCTTTCTGCGGTGCTGGCCTGTAACGCAGTGACCGTGATCCTGATGCAATATCAGATCGGTCGATTCCTCAAGCGCGAGCAGCTCCCGTACTGGATCTGCCTGGGAACGGCATTGTTCGCGATCGGGCTGATCGGCTTCGGCTTCGCCACAACAACCTTGGCCTGGTGTGCTGCAATGTTCGTCTTCACGCTGGGCGAGATGATCATCTATCCCGCCGAATACCTGTTCGTCGACACCATTGCGCCCGAGCGCTTGCGTGGCAGCTATCTGGGTGCGCAGAACCTGGCGGCATTCGGCGGTGCATTGAGCCCGGTAATCTGCGGGTATCTACTGATCAACAGCCCCGCGCCGACGATGTTCTATGTCCTCGCGTGCCTCACGGCGGTCGGCGGCACTCTGTGCTTTCTGGCGGGGCGCCACGCCAGGCTCAGCCACGCTGATGTCGCCCTTTGA
- a CDS encoding CoA transferase, whose translation FASNKARVAHRAELIPLIRQATVFKTTAEWVTALERAGVPCGPINDVAEVFADPQVLSRGLQVELPHSLGGTVPQVASPIRLSATPVEYRYAPPLLGEHTLEVLAGVLGLSSSEVNALREAGVL comes from the coding sequence CTTCGCGAGTAACAAGGCTCGTGTTGCCCATCGTGCGGAGCTGATTCCACTCATCCGACAGGCCACAGTATTCAAGACCACCGCAGAATGGGTAACGGCGTTGGAGCGAGCGGGCGTGCCTTGCGGGCCTATCAATGATGTTGCCGAAGTGTTTGCTGACCCGCAGGTTCTGTCGCGCGGCCTGCAAGTTGAGTTGCCTCACTCATTGGGTGGTACGGTGCCTCAGGTTGCAAGTCCGATTCGCCTGTCCGCCACCCCCGTTGAATACCGCTATGCGCCGCCGTTGCTGGGGGAGCATACGTTGGAAGTGCTTGCCGGCGTGTTGGGATTGTCCAGTTCCGAAGTGAATGCTCTACGTGAGGCTGGCGTCCTTTAA